One Candidatus Eisenbacteria bacterium DNA window includes the following coding sequences:
- the atpB gene encoding F0F1 ATP synthase subunit A translates to MSGHGAAGAAEETVQQAGHAEQAAQGAGHAAEHFDFVHVFHHLQDQVLVPLPTFHVGGVAVDLSITKAVLMMWIAGALALGFFVLIARRLRRSDVPRGTFVNLLESMVLFVRDDMVYDVMGKKAGRRYTPYFLSLFFFILFCNILGLVPFMATATANIAVTGGLALLSFLVIQTSGIREQGAGEYIRNIVPPGMPIFLLPIMIPIEIVGHFIKPFALTIRLFANMTAGHVVILSLFGLIFLFRAVAVAVPAVAFVLFIDALELFVAFLQAYIFTFLTVLFVNMAIHPEH, encoded by the coding sequence ATGTCCGGACACGGGGCGGCGGGCGCCGCCGAAGAGACGGTCCAGCAAGCCGGTCACGCCGAGCAGGCGGCGCAAGGCGCCGGGCACGCGGCGGAGCACTTCGACTTCGTCCACGTGTTCCACCATCTCCAGGACCAGGTGCTGGTGCCGCTTCCCACCTTCCATGTCGGCGGCGTCGCCGTCGATCTCTCCATCACCAAAGCGGTTCTGATGATGTGGATCGCCGGCGCGCTCGCGCTCGGTTTCTTCGTCCTCATCGCGCGGCGGCTCCGCCGGAGCGACGTCCCCCGGGGGACCTTCGTCAACCTTCTCGAATCGATGGTGCTCTTCGTTCGCGACGACATGGTCTACGACGTAATGGGGAAGAAAGCGGGCCGGCGCTACACGCCCTACTTTCTCTCGCTCTTTTTCTTCATCCTCTTCTGCAACATACTCGGCCTGGTGCCGTTCATGGCGACCGCCACCGCAAACATCGCCGTCACCGGCGGCCTGGCCCTCCTTTCCTTCCTGGTGATTCAGACGAGCGGCATCCGCGAGCAGGGGGCCGGTGAATACATCAGGAACATCGTGCCGCCCGGCATGCCGATCTTCCTGCTTCCCATCATGATCCCCATCGAGATCGTCGGCCATTTCATCAAACCTTTCGCGCTCACCATCCGGCTCTTCGCCAACATGACCGCGGGGCACGTGGTGATCCTCAGCCTCTTCGGCCTGATCTTTCTCTTTCGTGCGGTCGCCGTGGCGGTGCCGGCGGTGGCCTTCGTGCTGTTCATCGACGCATTGGAGCTGTTCGTGGCTTTTTTACAGGCATATATTTTCACGTTCCTCACGGTCCTCTTCGTCAACATGGCGATCCATCCGGAGCATTGA
- a CDS encoding AtpZ/AtpI family protein, with protein MEEKRDRDRTGKLRKGLSALKGAQRTEAAAGRYMHLGATLAASTLLFLYGGYRLDGWIGTLPLFTLIGTFVGGFGGFVYLYRELTAGERRRKREGNGGRR; from the coding sequence ATGGAAGAGAAGAGAGACCGGGACCGGACCGGAAAGCTCCGGAAGGGCCTCAGCGCCCTCAAGGGGGCGCAGCGAACGGAAGCCGCGGCGGGGCGTTACATGCACCTCGGCGCGACCCTCGCCGCCTCGACGCTTCTCTTCCTTTACGGCGGGTACAGGCTGGACGGGTGGATCGGCACGCTGCCGCTCTTCACCCTGATCGGAACATTTGTGGGCGGCTTCGGCGGCTTCGTTTATCTCTATAGGGAGTTGACCGCCGGAGAGCGCAGGCGAAAGCGGGAAGGGAACGGCGGGCGGCGGTAA
- a CDS encoding PP2C family protein-serine/threonine phosphatase, producing the protein MPVHDSKEFYRKLDTLISKIEMGPGTDRRELLTNVIRELVERFGTELSIRNGRLYEVQGSELVLIWELGTKRNESDSLGVSMDYEPVRLLFKHRCYLFDRSTPGLDPDFENRISGGTSSVAIVVGRETEHVLAFGLVDGWERESIEFGLNTVRNVLNHTLETAYLEADLAETRLIQRSLFPASFPDFPGYDLAARVLTAESVGGDYYDFIPLDSDVLGIATGDASGHGLPAALLVRDVVTGLRMGVEKDMKITPTLRKLNQVIHRSTLSTKFVSLFYGELEDNGNLMYVNAGHIAPFVLQERGEFRLEVGGSVLGPLPEIRFKRGFMHLDRGGVLVAVSDGIVERVNPSDEEFGEDRVWEIIRSHRNCSAVDLVEAIFEASRSHGIGRWQDDATVVVVKRAP; encoded by the coding sequence ATGCCCGTTCACGACTCGAAAGAGTTTTACCGCAAGCTGGACACGCTCATCTCCAAGATCGAGATGGGTCCGGGAACGGACCGCCGCGAGCTGCTCACCAACGTGATCCGCGAACTGGTGGAGAGATTCGGCACCGAACTCTCGATCCGGAACGGCCGCCTCTATGAGGTGCAGGGGAGCGAGTTGGTCCTCATCTGGGAGCTGGGGACGAAACGAAACGAGAGCGACTCTCTCGGCGTCTCCATGGATTACGAGCCGGTGCGGCTTCTCTTCAAGCACCGCTGTTATCTCTTCGACCGCTCCACCCCCGGCCTCGATCCGGATTTCGAGAACCGGATCAGCGGCGGGACGAGTTCGGTCGCGATCGTGGTCGGTCGCGAGACGGAGCACGTGCTCGCCTTCGGTCTCGTCGACGGTTGGGAGCGCGAGAGCATCGAGTTCGGACTGAACACGGTTCGTAACGTGCTGAATCACACTTTGGAGACGGCCTATCTGGAGGCGGACCTCGCGGAGACGCGGCTGATCCAGCGCTCGCTCTTTCCGGCGAGCTTCCCCGATTTCCCCGGCTACGATCTGGCGGCGCGGGTGCTGACCGCCGAGTCGGTGGGCGGGGACTACTATGACTTCATCCCCCTCGACTCGGACGTTCTGGGCATCGCCACCGGCGACGCGAGCGGCCACGGCCTTCCGGCGGCGCTTCTGGTGCGGGACGTAGTGACCGGCCTCCGGATGGGCGTCGAGAAAGACATGAAGATCACCCCCACGCTCCGCAAACTGAACCAGGTGATCCACCGCTCCACGCTATCCACGAAGTTCGTGTCGCTTTTTTACGGCGAGCTGGAGGACAACGGCAACCTGATGTACGTGAACGCCGGCCACATCGCCCCCTTCGTGCTGCAGGAGCGCGGCGAGTTCCGCCTCGAGGTGGGCGGATCGGTGCTCGGGCCGCTGCCGGAGATCCGCTTCAAACGGGGCTTCATGCACCTCGACAGAGGGGGCGTCCTGGTGGCGGTGAGCGACGGGATCGTGGAACGCGTCAACCCGTCGGACGAGGAGTTCGGCGAGGACCGCGTTTGGGAGATCATCCGCTCCCACCGGAATTGCTCCGCCGTCGATCTCGTCGAGGCGATCTTCGAGGCGTCGCGCTCCCACGGCATCGGGCGCTGGCAGGACGACGCCACCGTGGTGGTGGTGAAACGCGCGCCGTAG
- a CDS encoding phospholipase D family protein, with product MTDHPAIEFIQNEDHYARVVEEGVLAARRSLHIATANLKNLHVIRGRKSRSIVDIFADLVDRGVAIRVLHGARPSSPFAESLASHSTLARDERFEMLFCPRTHFKMILVDDSLLYAGSANLTGAGLGAKSPARRNFETGFLTTDPEMIAPYRDLFTRIWSGEFCEECGRREHCE from the coding sequence ATGACCGACCACCCCGCCATCGAGTTCATCCAAAACGAAGATCACTACGCCCGCGTCGTCGAAGAGGGGGTCCTCGCGGCGCGCCGTTCCCTCCACATCGCCACGGCCAACCTCAAAAACCTTCATGTCATAAGGGGTCGGAAATCGCGCTCCATCGTCGATATCTTCGCCGATCTGGTCGACCGGGGCGTGGCGATCCGCGTTCTTCACGGAGCGCGCCCCTCAAGCCCCTTCGCCGAATCCCTCGCCTCTCATTCCACCCTCGCCCGCGACGAACGCTTCGAGATGCTCTTCTGCCCCCGCACCCACTTCAAGATGATCCTCGTCGACGACTCTCTCCTCTACGCGGGAAGCGCCAACCTCACCGGCGCCGGCCTCGGCGCCAAATCCCCGGCGCGCCGCAACTTCGAGACCGGCTTCCTCACCACCGACCCCGAGATGATTGCTCCCTATCGCGATCTCTTCACGAGAATCTGGAGCGGTGAGTTCTGCGAGGAGTGCGGCCGGCGCGAGCACTGCGAGTAG